The proteins below come from a single Melitaea cinxia chromosome 9, ilMelCinx1.1, whole genome shotgun sequence genomic window:
- the LOC123656285 gene encoding bombyxin A-1 homolog: MFSAHFENRFRTANKMKTQAVLFLFAMSCLAGVTSQEVYCGRRLASALALLCDFNLIKRSENQLNMAQEDFNWPWIGAHSAHSLGRRKRQAASECCDKPCTVNELLSYCGN, from the coding sequence ATGTTTTCTGCACACTTCGAAAACAGATTCCGAACAGCGAACAAGATGAAAactcaagcagtattatttctTTTCGCTATGTCCTGCCTAGCTGGAGTCACCTCGCAGGAGGTGTACTGCGGACGGCGGCTAGCTTCAGCTCTCGCTCTGCTCTGCGACTTCAACTTGATCAAACGGTCGGAGAACCAGCTCAACATGGCGCAGGAGGACTTCAACTGGCCGTGGATCGGAGCACACAGCGCCCACAGTTTGGGTAGGAGGAAGAGGCAGGCGGCGTCCGAGTGCTGCGATAAGCCTTGCACCGTCAACGAGCTTCTGTCCTACTGCGGAAACTGA